From the Haladaptatus sp. DJG-WS-42 genome, the window ACGTACAGCGCGGGGTCGGGGCTCGCAAACCGCATCCTCCGCCACGACATCGCGAACGACTGGGCGTTCGAGCCGATTCTGGACGGGATTCCGGGTGCGACCACCCACGACGGCGGGCGACTTGCGATTGGGCCGGAGGGTGCGCTCTATGCGACCGCGGGCGACGCCCGGCAGGACGGCCCACAGGACACGAGCACGCTGAACGGCAAGGTGCTCCGCCTGACGCTGGACGGCGAACCCGACCCCGACAACCCCTTCGACAACGAGGTGTTCACCTACGGTCACCGCAATCCACAGGGGCTTGCGTTCCGCGACGGCGAGCTATTCTCGGTCGAACACGGTCCTGACCACTCAGACGAAATCAACGTCCTCGAAGCCGGGAACAACTACGGCTGGCCGGACGTCATGGGCGACTCAGACGGCGAGTTCACCGACCCGCTTGCCTCCTATACGCCCACTATCGCGCCGGGCGGAGCGATGTTCTACGACGGCCCCATCACCCAGTGGCAGGGTGATTTCTTCTTCGGGACGCTCAAAGCCACGCATCTGCGGCGGATTCGCTTCGACGGACGCGAGGTAGTCGAACAAGAACAGCTGTTAGTCGATGCCTTCGGCCGCCTTCGGACGCCATTTTCGGGACCAGACGGCGACCTGTACGTCACGACCAGCAACCGAGACGGGCGCGGGGCGGCGAAATCCGGAGACGACCGAATTATCAGACTCAGGCCCGCCTAACGGCCTGAAACGCCGAAGAGACAAAGTACCTTGACACCGTATCTCAAAGTATGCTCGACGCGTGGGGATGGGTCGTTGCCTACATCATCGGGTTCACCATCATCCACCTGCTGGTCTATCAGTACCTCAAAACGAGCGACGATTCGCGCTTCGAACAGTTCTCGCCGAGCGACGCCTCCGGCTTCGAGGCCGCGAGCGCGAGCGCTGACTTCAAGAGCCACAGCGGACCGGTCGCAGGCGAGTTTAGAAGCTGCCCACACTGTGGCACCCAAAACGAACCGGACCCCATTTTTATTTTCTGCAAACAGTGCATCCAACCGCTCTCCGTGTAGGGTAAATTCGTAGCCGCCTGAGTTTCGACTATGCCGAGAAGCGTCGCCATCAACGTCGGTGCGAACACCAACGCCCCCGGCTTTCGTGGCCCGATTTACGACGACGGAAGCTTCGAGTACGTACCAATCCCCGAAGAAAAAGCCACGACCGAGCCGGTACCGACGTACGCAGATCTCGGGTTATCGATGGAACTGCCGGACGAAATTCGAGAAACGCCCGTTCACCTAGACCCTGAGTTCGC encodes:
- a CDS encoding PQQ-dependent sugar dehydrogenase, coding for MNRRTYLAGIGAAASAGLAGCTLPGVGGPAPETTTTTVGEQEIVVESVVTDLEVPWDGAFRDGDLYITERSGRIVRARDGDHEVVLDMGDSTAARGEGGLLGLVFHPDEEVAYTYQTYSAGSGLANRILRHDIANDWAFEPILDGIPGATTHDGGRLAIGPEGALYATAGDARQDGPQDTSTLNGKVLRLTLDGEPDPDNPFDNEVFTYGHRNPQGLAFRDGELFSVEHGPDHSDEINVLEAGNNYGWPDVMGDSDGEFTDPLASYTPTIAPGGAMFYDGPITQWQGDFFFGTLKATHLRRIRFDGREVVEQEQLLVDAFGRLRTPFSGPDGDLYVTTSNRDGRGAAKSGDDRIIRLRPA